Proteins from a single region of Nerophis ophidion isolate RoL-2023_Sa linkage group LG08, RoL_Noph_v1.0, whole genome shotgun sequence:
- the tnrc6ba gene encoding trinucleotide repeat-containing gene 6B protein isoform X2: MEDKKRKKEEKRKREASQKGTEQKNKDLTKQVPAQPPATQSSSANPSPGPTPSASPSPATSGPGSAATQSQGGNNAKRLAVANGQPTSNPGSSSNTGSTSVTGNGNVSSGGAAQAPQQQPRYMPREVPPRFRCQQDHKVLLKRGQPPLSSMLLGGGGGGEGPNANIAAVSESGTATSSLALTSSVAASTTTSNYANSMWGASLGIQASSQGREKVIVDGNDLEEWPSIAGNDGGGGGGASLTVAGVGNNNGMPVNSTSASGNQSSSTSLFSLPNECMPSSSSVAWGTTASQGHLGGGNAVVTTEPVLQQSSSLSKASAVPRSHDASGLADVNSRIPGANFNPNANPSAWPALVQQDGSAVAGEGGSPSFHQQSPEGTLSANNSASVGLKAGSVGGHQTLSVNQSSTNQHQLHQMQSRDRELGGSKWDSESAGPKIAGEEVVVAAIGCVGINVGDHNHASSWRGQPSYPASNSKTGASRTDGWESGTGYRAAEGDNGTSNRGFPGPSRGANAWGSSGTGGNDSQTMVSQGGWGTSGVAKEKGMSSVEWGESSSATGGANPGGEVTGGASSSNSSSSECSTAGNPVTSAPTATNRAWDNQKGEVETGEWSEGGAQGGSSGGNSRSERESYGNRHRHQPPDTEAALENLLSRSDLDPRVLSNTGWGQTQIRQNTTWDIDQVEHNKSALSSALSKHPASLGNSSQYSSGSRALIGDSNGPGVIPPLVSSGGSSGEGWETSSSSSSSGGASLSGRGPPSSGPNISKLGVAQSSPVGVTCAGVGSGSLGHNQQGKASGWGGGGMGAVDNQEAKGWGNEEWRTNRGNGGSWGGPVQQGNPVSTGWGGNEDRGAGKWNEMGGEGQGSGWGSGQKVGSGRNWGEKESKSNSNRGGWEDEPKNRGGNSGGDSGVGGWGNWEEDAPRRTWGAGGGGSGAGSIGTGSKSHQNWSGGNKMMPNSHSGSITGLQAQLQQQQSQARNQPTQLQQALDQGAMQRGGGRKPVSQVQNQSSGWTSGPIPAGHGLGGSGSEPSGWEEPSPHSLSRKNEIDDGTSAWGDPNHYNYKPVNLWDKNSTPTGQQPHDLGQTQQQGPPVQQQQRPAQQHQGPPVQQPQGHPVQQLSRPATGLGGSRDFNSGHGQGKTAAAMGPSGWGGTPPASPAVDNGTDAWGKPTDSPSGWGDPNDAGGKTGWGNPSLNPIKSAPKSMQDGWGDKEGSMTASRHSSWEDEEEGGSMWNSTSSQGSGSSWGQGSNGGWGQSHTVKKPSNKGPLKVGGGDSWMSPINRQFSNMGLLNEDPSGSNIDLAPGSLQEKKMDMEKRNLGMMDYNGDMRKGGRGGGSMAYRSPVSKEAAPGDAVSFYDKNLLLNNQDGYLGDDGPCSLFSPPTAYKPHSLFNHTIPFRQGGHSLLGSSGGMSQTRHQPNVPPINQSPGIRAQVPHQFLSPQVPGSLLKQMPPPSSSVGGVGVAGVGGGVFPPQLSPQHIAMLSSIYPPHIQFQLQQQPQQQQHLLQNQRKFPPNVRQQGDPQQLARIMAVLQQQRQQQQVGSLGGSVKLSPSHHGGNGAKLPGVDSLPYQSLAGCVAELHQKTHGPYASLDPSGSVVGGPGGMKDMGVQQSRFKWMMEGHSSPDTSSPENAFLKNGPVTPMKMPGGSPYLHYDMVVGDPQGNANWHRTPGNKMSTKQPTTPSWPPEFQPGVPWKGIDRVDPESDPYMTPGSMMGNTVSPGLNDTEHQLLQDNTDSIPPLNTLLPSPGAWPYSASDPLNNAHNSAKYTDYKIGWPPEPIGHKSWKASRGSSQSQLSRFPPGLASQKQLSPTPWSGNAPRLASRGWGSGSGITGSGWSDGSSRESCWLVLSNLTPQIDGSTLRTICMQHGPLLTFHLGLTQGTALIRYGSKQEAAKAQSALHMCVLGNTTILAEFVSEEDVARYIAHSQAAVSGNGGTTPTSSTVGTNGSGTTCKLGGAVGSSSSNGGGEGGSTQGTALPGAAGHSESPWQSLDSTSRSSDQSTPPAPGLGIFTQWSTNSGGVGGAADVEAGRQGLWGGMSGAGYPGSSLWGSPALEDRHQMGSPASLLPGDLLGGGGD; the protein is encoded by the exons ATGGAAGAcaagaaaaggaaaaaagaagaaaaaaggaaaaGGGAAGCCTCGCAGAAG GGCACAGAACAAAAGAACAAAG ACTTGACCAAGCAGGTGCCTGCCCAGCCTCCTGCAACTCAGAGCAGCTCAGCCAACCCCAGCCCTGGACCCACCCCCTCTGCTTCCCCGTCCCCAGCCACCTCAGGCCCTGGCAGTGCTGCCACCCAGTCACAGGGTGGTAACAATGCCAAGCGCCTTGCAGTGGCCAACGGACAGCCCACCTCCAACCCCGGTTCTTCCTCCAACACAGGCAGCACAAGTGTTACTGGGAACGGGAATGTAAGTAGCGGAGGTGCGGCCCAGGCACCTCAGCAGCAACCTCGCTATATGCCAAGAGAAGTGCCGCCACGATTCCGCTGCCAGCAGGACCATAAAGTGCTACTGAAAAGGGGTCAGCCGCCACTGTCCTCTATGCTGCTGGGAGGGGGTGGAGGAGGAGAAGGCCCAAATGCAAACATAGCTGCTGTCTCAG AGTCTGGTACAGCTACCTCCTCATTGGCTCTCACCTCATCAGTTGCTGCTTCAACCACTACTTCTAATTATGCAAATTCCATGTGGGGGGCAAGTTTAGGCATCCAGGCCTCCTCTCAGGGCAGGGAGAAGGTGATTGTAGATGGGAACGACCTGGAAGAGTGGCCCAGTATCGCTGGCAatgatggaggaggaggaggaggagcttctCTTACTGTGGCTGGAGTAGGCAACAACAACGGAATGCCTGTGAACAGCACTAGTGCCTCTGGCAACCAATCCTCATCCACTTCCTTGTTCTCTTTGCCCAATGAATGTATGCCGTCGTCCAGTAGTGTGGCATGGGGGACGACTGCCTCCCAGGGCCATCTTGGAGGAGGAAATGCAGTAGTTACAACCGAGCCTGTGTTACAACAGTCCTCCTCACTTTCCAAAGCCTCTGCTGTGCCAAGAAGCCATGATGCCAGTGGCCTCGCTGACGTCAACAGCAGAATTCCAGGTGCCAACTTTAATCCAAATGCCAATCCTTCGGCCTGGCCTGCCCTGGTGCAACAGGATGGGTCTGCTGTTGCAGGTGAAGGAGGTTCGCCTTCCTTCCATCAGCAAAGCCCTGAAGGGACTTTATCTGCCAACAATTCTGCTTCCGTAGGGCTAAAGGCTGGGTCGGTTGGAGGCCACCAAACTTTGTCTGTGAATCAATCAAGCACCAATCAGCACCAACTTCACCAAATGCAATCCAGAGACAGAGAGTTGGGAGGGAGTAAGTGGGACAGCGAATCAGCGGGACCAAAAATTGCGGGAGAGGAAGTGGTTGTGGCAGCAATCGGATGTGTTGGGATAAATGTTGGAGACCACAATCATGCTTCCTCATGGAGGGGCCAGCCCTCTTACCCTGCATCTAATTCCAAAACGGGTGCCTCAAGGACTGATGGATGGGAGAGTGGCACGGGATACAGAGCTGCTGAGGGGGATAATGGGACTTCAAATCGGGGTTTTCCAGGGCCCTCTCGTGGGGCTAATGCGTGGGGTAGTTCTGGAACTGGGGGAAACGATAGTCAAACTATGGTATCTCAGGGAGGGTGGGGGACATCGGGAGTAGCAAAGGAGAAAGGGATGTCTAGTGTTGAATGGGGTGAGAGTTCTTCTGCTACTGGTGGAGCAAATCCTGGAGGAGAAGTCACAGGAGGTGCCAGCAGCAGTAACAGCAGCAGCAGTGAATGCAGCACAGCTGGCAATCCTGTCACCTCAGCACCTACTGCTACGAACAGAGCTTGGGACAATCAGAAGGGGGAGGTTGAAACGGGGGAGTGGAGTGAGGGAGGAGCACAGGGAGGGTCCAGTGGTGGCAATTCTAGAAGTGAAAGGGAATCTTACGGAAATCGTCATCGACATCAGCCACCTGATACTGAAGCTGCCTTAGAGAACCTTCTAAGCCGGTCTGATCTTGATCCACGAGTCCTATCAAACACAGGCTGGGGCCAAACGCAGATCCGGCAAAACACAACTTGGGATATTGATCAAGTCGAACATAATAAGAGTGCACTTTCATCAGCTTTGTCAAAACACCCAGCTTCTCTGGGAAATTCTTCGCAGTATTCCTCTGGCTCGAGAGCCTTAATTGGTGATTCTAATGGTCCAGGTGTTATTCCTCCCTTGGTTTCATCTGGTGGCTCCTCTGGAGAGGGCTGGGAGAccagcagcagcagtagcagcagcGGTGGGGCCTCCTTATCTGGGAGAGGTCCACCTTCTTCAGGCCCCAACATAAGTAAACTCGGCGTTGCGCAGTCTAGTCCAGTAGGTGTAACATGTGCAGGTGTTGGGTCAGGATCACTAGGACATAACCAGCAAGGGAAGGCTTCAGGCTGGGGTGGAGGAGGAATGGGGGCTGTAGATAATCAGGAAGCCAAAGGTTGGGGTAATGAGGAATGGAGAACCAATAGAGGAAATGGAGGCAGCTGGGGTGGTCCTGTGCAACAAGGCAACCCTGTGAGTACAGGCTGGGGAGGGAATGAAGATAGAGGAGCAGGCAAGTGGAATGAAATGGGAGGGGAAGGACAAGGAAGTGGGTGGGGGTCAGGGCAGAAGGTTGGTTCGGGTAGGAACTGGGGTGAAAAAGAGTCTAAATCAAATAGTAACAGGGGAGGATGGGAAGATGAACCGAAGAACAGAGGAGGGAACTCAGGTGGGGATTCAGGGGTGGGTGGTTGGGGAAACTGGGAAGAGGATGCTCCACGGAGAACCTGGGGCGCGGGGGGTGGAGGGAGTGGAGCAGGATCAATCGGTACTGGGTCCAAATCCCATCAAAATTGGAGTGGAGGAAATAAAATGATGCCAAACAGCCATTCTGGCTCCATCACAGGCCTACAGGCACAACTGCAACAGCAACAATCACAAGCCCGCAATCAGCCTACGCAGCTGCAGCAAGCATTGGACCAAGGGGCTATGCAACGGGGTGGTGGGAGAAAACCAGTCTCCCAAGTCCAGAACCAAAGCTCCGGCTGGACATCAGGGCCCATCCCTGCTGGGCATGGATTAGGTGGAAGTGGATCGGAACCAAGTGGTTGGGAGGAACCCTCACCACATTCGTTAAGCAGGAAAAACGAGATAGATGATGGAACATCAGCATGGGGCGACCCAAACCATTACAACTACAAGCCGGTTAACCTGTGGGACAAGAACAGCACTCCTACTGGTCAGCAACCACACGATTTGGGGCAAACGCAACAGCAAGGACCTCCAGTACAGCAACAGCAAAGACCTGCACAGCAACATCAAGGACCTCCAGTACAGCAACCGCAAGGACATCCAGTACAACAGCTGAGTAGACCGGCTACAGGACTTGGAGGCAGCAGAGACTTCAACTCTGGACATGGACAAGGAAAAACTGCTGCTGCAATGG GCCCGTCGGGTTGGGGCGGTACACCTCCAGCTAGTCCTGCTGTTGACAATGGCACAGATGCTTGGGGTAAACCTACTGATTCCCCTTCTGGCTGGGGGGACCCTAATGATGCAGGGGGGAAAACAGGCTGGGGGAACCCCTCTCTCAATCCCATCAAATCTG CGCCAAAGTCTATGCAAGACGGTTGGGGTGACAAAGAGGGCTCTATGACGGCTTCACGACACTCTAGCTGGGAGGATGAAGAGGAGGGCGGGAGCATGTGGAACAGCACCAGCTCCCAGGGCAGTGGGTCGTCTTGGGGACAGGGTAGCAATGGAGGCTGGGGGCAGAGCCACACTGTCAAGAAGCCTAGCAACAAG GGTCCACTAAAAGTTGGCGGGGGAGACTCCTGGATGAGCCCCATCAACAGACAATTTTCCAATATGGGGCTTCTG AATGAGGATCCTAGTGGTTCAAACATTGACCTGGCTCCAGGTTCCCTCCAGGAGAAAAAGATGGATATGGAAAAAAGAAACTTGGGAATGATGGATTACAATGGAGACATGAGGAAAGGAGGAAGAGGGGGCGGGAGCATGGCTTATCGTTCACCTGTTTCCAAAGAGGCAGCACCTGGGGATGCTGTTTCTTTCTATGACAAG AACTTGCTTTTGAACAATCAGGATGGGTACCTTGGGGATGATGGTCCTTGCTCTCTGTTCTCACCACCCACTGCCTACAAGCCCCATTCCCTCTTCAATCACACTATCCCCTTTAGACAA GGTGGCCACAGTCTCCTTGGTAGTAGTGGAGGGATGTCTCAGACCAGACACCAGCCCAATGTTCCTCCCATAAACCAGTCCCCAGGGATACGAGCACAAGTGCCTCATCAGTTCCTGTCACCACAG GTGCCAGGGTCCTTGCTTAAGCAGATGCCCCCTCCTAGCAGTAGCGTCGGTGGTGTGGGAGTGGCGGGAGTTGGTGGTGGTGTCTTTCCACCACAGCTGTCCCCCCAGCATATTGCCATGCTCAGCAGCATCTACCCACCGCACATCCAGTTTCAATTG CAACAACAGCCACAACAGCAGCAGCACCTGTTGCAAAACCAGAGGAAGTTCCCACCAAATGTGCGGCAGCAAGGTGACCCCCAACAG CTGGCCAGAATCATGGCAGTGCTCCAGCAACAGCGCCAGCAGCAACAGGTCGGGAGCTTAGGTGGCAGTGTCAAACTTTCTCCCTCCCACCATGGTGGAAACGGTGCCAAATTACCCGGGGTTGACTCCTTGCCCTACCAAAGCCTGGCAGGGTGTGTGGCTGAACTCCACCAGAAAACACATGGACCCTATGCTA GTCTGGACCCCAGTGGCTCTGTGGTTGGGGGGCCTGGAGGAATGAAGGACATGGGGGTTCAACAGTCTCGTTTCAAATGGATGATGGAGGGACACTCTTCTCCTGACACCTCCTCACCTGAAAATGCATTCCTCAAAAATG GCCCTGTGACCCCCATGAAGATGCCGGGGGGCTCTCCCTACTTGCATTACGACATGGTAGTTGGAGATCCGCAGGGTAACGCTAACTGGCATCGCACGCCTGGCAACAAGATGAGTACCAAGCAGCCTACCACACCCAGCTGGCCCCCCG AATTTCAACCTGGTGTTCCCTGGAAGGGAATAGATCGTGTTGACCCCGAATCTGACCCCTACATGACCCCAGGAAGCATGATGGGAAACACTGTGTCTCCCGGCCTCAATGACACTGAGCACCAGTTGTTACAAGACAATACTG ATTCCATCCCCCCCCTCAACACCTTACTGCCTTCACCTGGTGCCTGGCCCTACAGTGCCTCAGATCCCCTCAACAACGCACACAACTCAG CAAAGTACACAGACTATAAGATTGGGTGGCCCCCCGAGCCCATTGGCCACAAGTCCTGGAAAGCCAGTCGTGGCAGCAGCCAGTCACAGCTGTCCCGCTTTCCTCCAGGCTTAGCCAGTCAAAAGCAGCTTTCGCCTACCCCATGGTCAGGCAACGCACCCAGACTGGCAAGTAGAGGCTGGGGCAGCGGTTCGGGCATTACTG GCTCGGGCTGGAGTGACGGCAGTTCTCGGGAAAGCTGCTGGTTGGTGCTCAGTAATCTAACACCACAG ATTGATGGCTCTACGCTTCGAACCATATGCATGCAGCATGGTCCCCTGCTAACCTTTCACCTTGGCCTGACCCAGGGCACTGCTCTCATCCGCTATGGCTCCAAACAAGAAGCAGCCAAGGCCCAGAGCGCCCTCCACAT